AATCCTCAAGTCATCAAATTTTTTCCAATACTTTTGAAATACCATTGGGATACACTATAAGAGAAAAATAAGATTGCAATTTATTTGTTTGAATGCCAAATTGATGAACTCAAAAAGGAGAAGCACATTCTTTTGTAAAAATCCTACATTTTTTCACATGATATTTCTAATTGGCATTCAATTTTGTACAAATTATTTCATTTAGCATATGTTTTATAGAatgcattcaaaatatgtttttattttttgtatgtTATTTTTTGTTGGAAGACATTAGATGATCAAAATTACTAAGTTGGAGTTGAGAAGAATAATATCCCCTCTTAAGGCTTGAAATAAGCTTTGTGATTCCTATGTAAGAATGATGTTTCTTATAATATAAAGGGGGGATTTAAGGTGTAATATATTAGTGTTTGATAACTAGACAGTGCATCTAGTAGTTCATGCCAAAAAGGATCATTCATCATTATAATTAGGAACATGAGCTCCATGTGGTTTCCCTCACTATTATGAATTAGTGACATATCTACTTTTGTTTAAACATTGAATAAAAAATCTAGTAGTATCATAAGGCATTgttttcttatattttttcttATCATAAGGCATTATTTTTTTACATTTTGTTACTTTCAAATAATGTTTGGAATAAATGGGAAAAATAGATATTACTACATACCACAGGCTTCCAAGCTATGCCTATACTATTTGTAATTGAGGATAATGTGTTTTGTAGTGTCTTATCTTCATGTGTATGAATCTAATATATATTTGGATTTAACAAATCTTATTTCTTTAATATTAGAGAATTTGTCCATTGGGATTTTAGTGTCAtcaatcaaaattaaataaaaaatctttTAATAAGTACACAAAATCCATTACCAAACTAGATAGGATGAACTAATTTCTTTATTACACATATTTTGACAGTTGTCTTTTTGGTGTCTTCCTTTCACCAAAAAATATAGTATGCCACTTTATGTTGCTTTGAATAAGATTTTTTCTCCTCAaagattcattaatgaaataaacGTATTTATCACCATGTTATTATTCATTGTTAATACtatttgtttaaattttatttgaatgtAAATAATTTGACATAAAAATATATCAAGGTTTTTATAATCATACATTTCCATATATTTAGAGACATATTTCCTCACTTTCTTGGATGTTAGGGTTTTTATTATTTCTAATTAAAAAAAAGGTAAGGAAGACAATATATTAAAAGCCTTAATTTTCTTAATGgtagaagataaaaaaaaattaacgtgcaaatttttaaaaaaattaattaaaatgctATTAAAGAAGGCCAAACAAAAAAAACTGCAAAGCCATCCAAAATCAAAAAAGTTAAATCAAAGCCACCTTAGTTAAAAAAATAGTAATGACAATCATTGGTTATGTGAATCATTGATATATTGTGGGTATACTATACCTTCTCAAGGTTTAAAGTAAAATGTGGCACTTGGCACTAGATGATATAATGTAGGTGTACAATATCTTCCAAAGATTTAAAAGTACAATGTGACACTTCACAATATGTGTAAAATATTTCATAAATATTTAGAAGTAAAATTTAGTGGCAAAAGGATGCATATCTTAAAATGTATtaatctctttatatttttttttagcaaaacattgTTTATATACAATTTGATGTAATACGTTGTgtaatttgatataatttaatattttataaaattaaatattataatcactatcaatatatttttttcaattgttgaatattcaaatatttaatataaaCATTATTAATCTTTATATTTCTTTTTAGAAAAACATTGTTTATATACAATTTGATATAATATGTTGTGTAATTtgatataaattaatattatataaaattaaaCATTATAATCACTATCAATATACCTTTTTCAATTTttgaatattcaaatatttaatataaaCATTATTAATCTTTATATTTGTTTTTAGCAAAGCATTGTTTATATACAATTTGATGTAATATGTTGtgtaatttgatataatttgatattATATAAAATTAAACATTATAATCACTATCAATATACCTTTTTCAATTTttgaatattcaaatatttaatataaaCATTATTAATCTTTATATTTGTTTTTAGCAAAACATTGTTTATATACAATTTGATGTAATATGTTGTgtaatttgatataatttaatattatataaaattaaaCATTATAATCACTATCAATATACCTTTTTCAATTTttgaatattcaaatatttaatataaatattattaattcATGATATCTTATGTGAAATtgtcttttaaatatttttaaatttgatatctctcattgtccttatatatatttttaaaaatacaaatatgCTAAGTAATGATTGCCAAGAAATATTTATGCGAGTAAACCTTTAAAGATCCTAAAATATAAGCTGTTATTTCGATCTATAAAGCTCGGAATGCATATACCCCAATCTATACACCAGTTATTTGAGCCTCCTCGGGAGGATTTCAAAGTAAAATCCTATACAAAAGCTTGAACATGCTGTAAAAGCGCTGGATGAGTTCAACACCTACCTGCTAGTagatttaaaaacaaaataaatttaattacaaaaATGAAAAAATCCATGGCGCATTCACATTTTAAGAAAATAACTTTACATATGGTGAAATTGAATCCACATCTCTACGAAATTTCCCATTTCAATCTATCAACGGTGTtaaactgttgaaatgattagggCTAGAAGATAGCTGCACTCAATCTGAAAACGAAAGACCAAAACGAAGCAAAGGCAACAATGCCACTCAAAATAGAAAGAGTATCCAGACAATCTTCACTTTTCATCTTTGCTTCCCTAAGTTTTATCTGTTCACTCAAGTATTTATGATAACATTCCAATGTCTGATTGTAAATTACAGTCCTTGTACACGCTAGAGCTCTTTCTAGGATTACCAGACTATCTCTCTTATTAACATGAGCTCCTATCATATCTTCCAACACCATCCTCAGTTCAGTGACTTTCAAGCTGCTATCATCACTGTCTGAGACTCTACACTTCATTACCAGCTTGCATAGCACAGCTTTGCAACGCAATATTTCGTGGACAGGTAATATGGAGCCAAAGCAAATTACAAAATCATTATCTGATGGCCAATCTCTCTTCCCAGACAAAGGACTCCGGCTTGAAAGATTAGCAGCTTTACCTGTTCTCCTGTTTATAACAATCCAGCTTAACTTAATATTTTCCATAAAACGTCCCCAAAATTCTTCATCCTTCTTCAGGGTGCCTACGGGCACATTTGTCGAAACCCCATCTGTAACATTGTGATCCTCATCAACGTTAATGATGTCAATTCTGAAAGGGCAGTTGCAGAACCACCCCTTAGAATCTCCACAAGCAGGGATTCCCCAAACAACTTTGGAAAAGATGACTTTATCTTTGTAATGCACATCCACCATTAAGACAAAATCAGATGGGACAGCAACTCTATCACATAACTTTTTGAATTTCAGTTCATTGCAAATGGAATCGCTGAGAATTGTTTCATAAGTAACGAATGGGAAGCAGCTTGCATAAAAATTTCTGAATCCACCCAAGGAAGCAGAGATCAAATTTTTAGCATCTGTGTCCTGCACTGAAGGCCACATAGAACAGCAAGCTTTTTCCCACATCCTCTCCTGCCTTGCAACTGACCAAAAATCTGAAGAAACACATCCCGCATTTGCAAGAGTCGTGCCATCCACACGATCTAAGATGTCTGAAATGACGTCACTGTTCAACATCATGTCTATCCTAATGTTTTGTCGAGAAAAATAGATGATTAGAATGGGCATAAGAAAGAGAATGAAGAAATTGACCAAACTGGACCACAGTGGAACTGCAGAGCCTCTTTTACATTGCTAATTTCTGGCATAGACACTTTTAACAGAGTACCAAAATCGACCTAATCGTGTATTCATTAGGGAGGCTTCTAACAGAACCATGACCCTTGTAGATAGCTTGCCTTATTCAAGATCCTTCTTAATCATTGAAAATGTGATTCAGTTCAGTTGGGCCAAATTGAATTGAACGAACGTGATTTGTTATTGAAAAAGCTTGAATGTAAAACAGTGGGGATTCGATTCGCATTTAAGAGGAGCAATTGACACCTCCGAATATTTTGTAAGCCGGTTCTTTGGATTACATGTTTGGCTAGATTGGGGCAGACGGAGAACAATCCAAAAGTTACTCGATTCTAGCTAATTAGTAGTTTTTGTAGGGTATCAGTTCTATCACGTATATATATTTAACGAGGACGAAGAGGCATTAATTTATTTCCCTATGCTTTTCATCGTTCTTTGCAGTATCCTCGTTTATTTTTAGCTTCGTCCTTAGCCATTCTAATCCGAAACCTCGCTTTCTGAATTGGCGAATTTGTCTCATGCTATGAAACCATTTTCATTGAACCTTGTGAACTTTTTTGATCCCGCCGGATTCTTGACATTGACGCCTCGTTCCCTGGATGCTGATTTAAGTGATCTGCAGGGTATTGATAGGCAGATTCTAATGATGAATGAATTAGTGAGTTTTAATCACGTTTAGGAGATCATTAGTCTATGAGATCAAAACAGTATTGTTGACATTTTCAGGTTTTTTTTCATTGTCATCTTTTTAATTGTGGATCTTGATCAAGAAGCGTGTTGTTTTGTGAAGTCTTGTATCTTCGAAGAGCTTTTTTAGACTGTACACCTTCAAATCATCTTTATACTGTACGAATATCCTCATATGCTGCATACTCAAAGATGAAGTGCCATTCAGTTTCTACCGTCCCTTAATTGTAAAAAAGACAAGTCCTTTTCTTCTCATTCCTCCTTAGGACCCATCCATCTACCCATCTCACATCTAAGAGGTAATAGTTATCAATAGGTTGATTGAAAAGTGTTGATGGGTGGGCTGTATTGTTGATAAGAAGATACAGTATATTGATAGTTGGATTATATGATTGGTGGGATACTACTTGTTGATAAGTGGGTTGGAGTGTTGTTATAGGTGGAATATATTGTTTCGATTGTATTGGAGATGCCAGTAGTTGTTGATAGGTGGAATACTACAATTGAAGTTGTTCCCCTAGTGATGAAAACTAAGGTAAGTcacctaaaaataaaaaagatattacttaattttgatcctcaagatcattaGGTAGGGTGTGAGAGGAGAGTACATATAAGTACACCTTTGAGATCCAAATAGGCTCATTTTATTTTAAACTAAAATCAGAATGTGAGAGTACATTTTAACCCAATTTTTTAgtggtgaaaaaaaaaaaaaagatctaaaATAGTCACCTAAAGGACATCATACAAAACCATATATTAATAGTTTCTATATTTATTCTTTGACCATTGAAGCCTATTTTGTTCTATTGATTAGCCTAAAATCATAAATTAGGTAATAAATCATTATAAAAGATCACATCAATggatttttgatcattttttaacaaaatttcaattatatttaagtctaaaatcatcataaagtatgacttttttgaagaattttattgCGATTTAGATCCTTAATGTTGATGAATCTCTTTGACCTTCGCACCAAAATCTTTTAGATGCTTTAATCTCAAATTTCCTATTTGTTTCAACAAAATAACCTTGTGCAGAGCTTCTTTTATGAGTCAATTCGAGTTTAGACTTAAATGTCGAACCATGTTCTTATTAATTCTCTCGATTATTAAAACACAAATTatagtatgtatatatgtattgaaGGATTCTAAATCAAGTAAGCAATCTTTTCCATGCAAATCCTATATCTTGGCCTCTTGTTGAGGTAATTTGGCAATCATATAACTTGCCCCAGTTTACATATTCGCATATGCAAGTTACTCACATGTCTCTAAGATTTTCTATTGATTCAGCACACACTCCTTGCTTTCATTGTATCTTTCCTTGTAGAAGATTTCACATAGCAAAACCAATAGATTACTCATATGAAGTTGTTTTTATATATCTACTTAGAATTAAATAGTCAATtgtcatatgtatatatgtatatgtgtgtatgtatatataagtgtgtgtatatgtatatatgtgtgtgtgtgtgtatatgtatatgtatatatatgtatatgtgtatatatatgtatatgtgtatatatatgtatatgtgtatatatatgtgtgtatatatatatgtatatgtatgcacgcgcgtgcacacacacacacacatatatagatatatatatatacatatatagatacatatatgtatatgtatgtatatatacatatatacatatatgtatatgtatgtatatgtatacatacatacatacatacatacatacatacatatgtatgtatgtatgtatatgtatacatatacatatacatatacatatacatatacatatacatatacatatacatatacatatacatatacatatacatatatatatatatatatatatatatatatatatatatatatatatatatatatatatatatgcatgtatgtatgtatgtatgtatgtatgtatgtatatatgtatgtatgtatgtatgtatatatgtatatatgtatgtgtgtgtgtgtgtgtgtgtgtgtgtgtatgtatatgtatatatatgtatgtatatatatgtatgtatatatatatatatatatatgtatatatatatgtatatatatatatatgtatatatgtatgtatatgtatatatatacatatacgtatatgtagtaatatatatatatattactacatatacgtatatgtatatatatacatatacatacatatacatacatacatatatatatatatgtatatatatatatatatgtatatatatatatatgtatatatatatatatatatatatatgtatatatatatatgtatatacacatatatatatacatatatatatatgtatatatgtatgtatatgtatatatatatgtatatacatgtatatatgtgtgtatatatatgtatgtatatatatacatgtattatgtattttatatgtgtgtgtgtgtgtgtgtgtggagagagagaggggttgtATGACATTATTTGATAAATCTTCTTCCAGGTTCTCCTTATATTTGAAAATATGAATTAGATCTTATTAGGAGTTGAGTTAAAGTATCTCATGGATTAAAGAGTCATACTAAAGTATAGCTATATTGATATAACATCTTGAAAATAATTATTGAAGATAAAATGAAGGGAGTTTAATGATAAATGAAATGGAGTTTTATGGATAATTGTATAGGTAATGGCTATCATGATGATGGTGTCATAATTTATGTTGAGGAGCCTATATTATAATTTAAAGGTGAACTctcatacaattttttatttttattaagtatgtCTTGATCTGATAGTTGACATTGCCTTAGTATGTTGttgatgaataatttatttatttatcatagaTTATTAAGTTATAGCAAGGGTGAGTTATTTTAATTTATCTTCATGATTGATAACTGgtttttactattttgataattaTCTTGGTTTAAACTTCTCAAATGTAATAGTATGATGATAACTAAACTTTCCATCACTTTATAGCATTTATAATGACACGCGATATTGTTGTTTAAGGACATCTATTAGAATAAATGAGATTGAAATGGAATTTTGATGAGTAATGTAGCTTAAACTTTTGGATGCACTGGGTAAGGTGTTGGATTTCCTTTAACATAATCTAATATTGATTATTATGTCAGTGACTATGATATAGTTCTTGAAGCAATGTGCGAATGAATTATGCTTTCATATGCTTATGTATGTCTTTGCGAGATTTTATGTGTCTGGATTTTATTCAATGTTTGATAGGTGGCGTTAATAGAGAAGGTTAAGTTTCTAATTCAAACTTACCTCTTGATAGTTGAACGAAAAAGGTGCTTTGGAGTAAGCTTATTTGATCATTAGCATACTCTTTCTATTTGATCACTATGTCTCTTACTCTCCACCATATCATGATATTGCTACATTAGAATCTATAATGTAGACATTTTTAAACACACTAAAATGCTGAGAAGGGAGGGTGAACTAGTATTCAATTAAAAAAACCCTTCAGCACCACTAAAAGTCAAACTCTTCTTATATCAAATCGACAGTAATGAAAATCAGAAAGATTAGAGCATTCAACACAATTGCACATGAAGAtaatagatatatgtgaaaaatccaACAAGGAAAAGACCATGGTGAGCAAGCTAAATGGAGCTACTATCCAAATGTAGCCTCACAAATAAAAAATAGATATACATTAGGTTTTATAGGCTACAACCAAAGAGAGCTGTAACTCCTTGAACTACAGTTTTATGGCTACAACAAAAGGAAGTTTACTACTCCTTGAGAATCTCAACACTTACTAGAGGAGgctacaatttcaaaataatatgaaaatttgataaaattcCACTGCAACTTATCCACAATTTCATCAGTTGTCCTTGGTTCACTACATCTAGCACACTTCCAGGCTTATTCAAAAGTAGATACCTTCAGCTCACTACTTCTAGTATGCATTAAGAATTTATTTGCACTCTTCTCTACAAAGCCTCACTTGCAACAGATTTGATCTTTCATGTATATCCTCTGCAAGAACCAACAACTTTCTCCAAGTAAGCCAAGGTGAAACATGTAGACGTGAATTGTGCATCGGCCAAAGAGGTTGGCCCAAAAACTATTTCCGATGGAGGGAAGCAATTGCATCTCAAACCAAGAGATAAATGAGACCCAAAACACTTTATCACACCTCTCCACATTTGCACAAACCTCAAAGCATCGACACAAATATTCCAAGTCAACCAAGTAATATCTCAACCTTCCATACATCCACTTCAAACCACAAACAATACCGAATATGCTAGGAAACTATATGTGAAACACATAAAGGTATGGTATGATGCTCAATAGAATTCCTATGCCCCCCATTCATAAAATTATGCATAGATGAGCTAGCACAAGCTAACaaatactaaatccaacattgtagaCAACCTAAACAATACAAACTTGAGATATAATAGTTAGGTCCAAACTTGTTGAACATTTGAACACCTTAAACCTGAGAAGAGGAAATAGACAAACACTATGAGAAAGTCTCTCAAACTGTAAGAATAAAGAAATAAATGAGCAAGTCTCTCAAACTGCAAGTCAAGTCTCACAAACTGCAAGTCTCTTCATGTAATATGACAATACATAACTTTTAATTCTTTCATAATTTTCATTGTTATCAATATtatcaacattttcatttttaatgtCATTAGCaacattttaattttcaatgtcaacatattcatattcaaatTGATGTTCAGCATTTTCATTttcaatgtcaacatattcatattcaaattgatgttcaacattttcattttcaatgtcaacatattcatattcaaattaatgttcaacattttcaatatcaatttcaatgtcacattcaacattttcaaattctgTTTCATCCTCACTTGAAATCAAATTCAGGGATGGAGAAGATGCCTCACCTTGACCAATATTCGACATAATTTGTCTCCTCTTCCTATGactttctttatcttttttctcTATATGATTCAATTTTCTGTATTGTGAGTTTTCTCTTACCTTTTTTTATGACAACTATTGATCCCTATATTATACAAGCATGAAGATGCACAAAAATGATTAATAATGTGAAACTCGTGTGAAAGAGTGCATCAAAAGAAGAACTATGTCTGTATCAGATAAAAAATCTGTTACTCTCAACTATAAAAGGAATGTGAGACTGTTGGAATGTTCAAAATGGCCCTGATAGGGAGgaatctagattgcttgagtcagcttgactcactccaaggcctttttcctagcctaaTCCGGGAATGTTCCTCTCTATTctcctaatccactctaggtcctcactaccgaggTTTTTTACCCcactctttgtgaattcactttcgcAAATCCATCAACTCACCAATCCACTGAATCTCACCAGACATCTTGCATGGTTTACGCTACCATtaattatacctacaacttctcctaagttgttttctcctcatgcttggatcttctctccctttgattcCATCTTCCTCTGGTCTGAGGCTAATAGCCCAGTCTCCAGTCTACCCTGCAAgcgattcctcttggtcactgatacctagctaggctatcatcaagctcgcctaggccAGTCTGTTGAAACAACTGACACCATTTCCTGGTCTGCTACATatagaactctactatacatggctggcccttcttgacaacctccaatggccGTGCAGATTCCACAATGGAGTGTGAAGACAAAGCCATGTTCATAATTGTGAGATGCCAACAGAGGACAAGAGAACAAAAGATGACTTTATTTACAGAGCCGAGCTTGGCACGAATACAACTTGGAATtcacaaaacatagaaaaacaaCATCTACCCTATCTACATTATCACTTAAGGATTTAAGCCATGTTTACAATAGAAACTAAACTCTgagaaaagaaaccagaaaatgatcttcCAATTGTTATTCAAAAGAAGTTTGTTCTTATGGAATCAACACATCCAACAATCCCAATCCAACCCCGttacaaaatgcccattgggtATTTTATAGCCTCCTAGACATGTCTTGAATCATCCCTAACAGATGAGATTCAACTCGACACAATTTGGTTATTAACTGTAACTATCTTTCCtttcttcatcgggtcatcgggttagcatcaAAACACTCACTCCGATGTCCAATGGTAGTTTAAAAATCACTTGCTTTTTCATCCAGTCATCAGAGTAGCATCAAAACACTCACTCCGATGTCCGATGATAATTTACAAATTGCACACTTCCTCATTGGGTTATTGACGTAGCATCAAACATCTCTTGCCGATGGCTGATGGTGCGCTCCCAACAGAATGCTTCCTTATCGGGTTATCGGTGTATTTCCTAACATGTTATGCCGATAGCCAATCATGCGCTCCAAACATTATGCCTTCCCATTAGGTTATCGGGCGACATGAAAACTAGTCTTGCCAATACCCGATGGCTCCACTCTGAACTCACTCCACTCGCTCCAATTCACTGGTGACCTCATCGAGGTAAGTCTTGCCTAAACATGAATtttcaaaaagaagacaaaatgcactccaagctccaaacagacaacctaatggactagaaccaatccttatgccaaaattgccaaaattgaaaagggtatttgctcacccttaggtgctcctgcactaggccTATTATCCTTTTTTGCATGGCCTAGGAACATATATCCATTTAGAACAAATATATGCTATAAACAAATATCTGTTACAAATAGATAGCCATCACCTTCTCAAGAAAAAAGACCACCAAAGAAAATATTTCCCTTTTCCCTCCAATTTTTAGGTGGCAATTTTATTAGATATCCAATAATAACTAATATCAATTatgaagacacacacacacatataaattatTGATGTATTTGCATACATACTCTTTCATGTTTATGCATATGTGTATCATggggtatatgtgtgtgtgtgtgtgtgtgtgtgtttatttccTTGTGCTTTTACTTATGTACATATTTGTATACAAATATGCATGTAtacttatatacacatatatgtttgTATTCATATGTGCATGTTTTTGATatatatgtgtagtcacataaatctgttcacttaattaaatgaatatttagtatttatttgattatttaaccatcaatcaataattaattaaattaatatttaattaattcatcttaaccctcttctcctattaattaaataaattattcaatttatttgatttaattcacttaaccaaattaagaccattaattaaataaataaatcagatttgtttaattaaatcttctctcacatttaaataaattaatatttatttaaatcccccaaaatcccatctctcacatttaaataaattaacatttatttaaatcacctttatcctccacccacttgcattttcctacaaatgcaagttgcacaactattttaaataaatagattatttatttaaaatcctatttatcctcacccacttgaaacctttaatggtttcccttaaagtcttcaaacttaatggcttcctt
The nucleotide sequence above comes from Cryptomeria japonica chromosome 11, Sugi_1.0, whole genome shotgun sequence. Encoded proteins:
- the LOC131045607 gene encoding F-box protein At2g27310-like produces the protein MMLNSDVISDILDRVDGTTLANAGCVSSDFWSVARQERMWEKACCSMWPSVQDTDAKNLISASLGGFRNFYASCFPFVTYETILSDSICNELKFKKLCDRVAVPSDFVLMVDVHYKDKVIFSKVVWGIPACGDSKGWFCNCPFRIDIINVDEDHNVTDGVSTNVPVGTLKKDEEFWGRFMENIKLSWIVINRRTGKAANLSSRSPLSGKRDWPSDNDFVICFGSILPVHEILRCKAVLCKLVMKCRVSDSDDSSLKVTELRMVLEDMIGAHVNKRDSLVILERALACTRTVIYNQTLECYHKYLSEQIKLREAKMKSEDCLDTLSILSGIVAFASFWSFVFRLSAAIF